TGCTGCCGGCGCCGACGGACTGATGATCGAGGTTCACAGGTCGCCCAAGGAAGCCCTTTGCGATGGTGAGCAGTCACTAAAGCCTGAAAGATTCGAAGCACTCATGGCTTCAATTAGGAACTTGGAGGCATTTAGAAGGGGAGGCTTTTCGGCATGAAACGAGTAACTGTTGTCGGATTGGGACTTATGGGGAGCTCTTTGGCGGGAGCATTAAAAAAAAATGTAGGCTGTCGCGTTACAGGAGTCGATACAAATCCTTTTGCAATAGAAAATGCGCTTTCGAAAGGATACATAGACGAAGGCACAGAATCCTTTGTTAGGGACAATGATATGGATATTCTCTTCCTGTGCCTGTATCCGGAAGAGATTCTTGAATTCATTAGAATGCATAAAAGTGAAATCAGCCGCAAAACTATAGTAACGGACATTTCTGGAATCCAAGGCGAATTATGCCGAAGGATAGAAATGGAGGCTGATGGACTTTGCCGCATTGGAGGGCATCCTCTATGTGGGGTAGCAGGTAGGGGCCATGAAAAAGCTACTCCTGAATTTTTTTCGGGTGCAAGTTACGTGCTTATTGATACATTGCCTGAAAGAAAGCCGCAGATGGAATCGTTAAAGGAAATTTTGAAAGCAGCCGGAGTCGGAAGGATAATAGTAATGTCGCCGAAGGAGCACGATCGCAAGGTGGCAGTGGTCAGTCATCTGCCTCACCTCATTTCCACGGCTTTCCTGACCGCCTTTGATGGGCGGGACTTTGAAGTCCACGGGGGAAGCTTTAGGGATTTGGCGAGAATTGCAGATATAAACCCCGATTTGTGGACTCAAATCGTAAAAAATAATAAGATGTATGTGACGGAGGTTCTTGAAGATTTTATGAAGAGTCTGGGAGGGCTTAAGAAACTCATAGAAACCGACGACTATGAATCTGTTTACAACTTATTTGAAAAAACTAATGAAATGAAAAGGAGTCTCGCAAATCATGAAAATCTTTGACTCGGAGATGGAGAACTCAAAAACAACTATTTTTGAAGGCAATGCATCGCAGGATTTCAATGCGTTTATGAAAAAACATTCCTATGGAAAAACTGTTTTTTTAATTGATGAAAATGTATTGAGATTCCATGGAGATAGGATAAAAGAGGAATTCAAAGGATTTTCAAGCGAAAGGCTTGTGGTTATACCCTCGGGGGAAGCAAGCAAGTCAATGGAAATACTGGAGCATATATATAATTGCCTTTCTGAAATGGAAATAAACAGAGATGATTTGCTTGTTGCGATAGGTGGAGGAGTTGTAGGGGACATTGCCGGGTTTGCCGCAGGCACCTTCAAAAGGGGAATGGACTATGTGAATGTTCCGACTACACTTTTAGCTCAAGTTGATAGCTCGGCAGGGGGGAAGACGGCTGTCAATCTCGAAACGGGGAAAAATTTAGTTGGAATGTTTCATCATCCCAGGGCCGTGTTTGCGGACAGGGCCTTTCTTAATACATTGAAAAAGAAAGTATTGCTGGACGGTATGGCCGAGCTTGTGAAATACGGATGCATAGGCGACAGGGGATTTTTGGAATATATCAGTGAAGCAAAACCGGAAGATTTTTTGGAAAAGAATGCATCCTATTGCGTTCAAAAGGCCCTTGCAACTAAAATGAAGTATGTTGCGGAGGACGAGAGGGACAGAGGAAGACGCATGCTTCTCAATTTCGGACATACCATTGCACACGTAAGCGAAACGGTAGAAGGGTATGAATCTGTCAGCCACGGAA
The sequence above is a segment of the Peptostreptococcaceae bacterium genome. Coding sequences within it:
- a CDS encoding prephenate dehydrogenase yields the protein MKRVTVVGLGLMGSSLAGALKKNVGCRVTGVDTNPFAIENALSKGYIDEGTESFVRDNDMDILFLCLYPEEILEFIRMHKSEISRKTIVTDISGIQGELCRRIEMEADGLCRIGGHPLCGVAGRGHEKATPEFFSGASYVLIDTLPERKPQMESLKEILKAAGVGRIIVMSPKEHDRKVAVVSHLPHLISTAFLTAFDGRDFEVHGGSFRDLARIADINPDLWTQIVKNNKMYVTEVLEDFMKSLGGLKKLIETDDYESVYNLFEKTNEMKRSLANHENL
- the aroB gene encoding 3-dehydroquinate synthase, which codes for MKIFDSEMENSKTTIFEGNASQDFNAFMKKHSYGKTVFLIDENVLRFHGDRIKEEFKGFSSERLVVIPSGEASKSMEILEHIYNCLSEMEINRDDLLVAIGGGVVGDIAGFAAGTFKRGMDYVNVPTTLLAQVDSSAGGKTAVNLETGKNLVGMFHHPRAVFADRAFLNTLKKKVLLDGMAELVKYGCIGDRGFLEYISEAKPEDFLEKNASYCVQKALATKMKYVAEDERDRGRRMLLNFGHTIAHVSETVEGYESVSHGRAVARGMLQITRLSENKGLTEKGTSKSIEEALAALGFEKRKLGETLIDKASLAIMKRDKKTMEGCLNLVLLKRIGEAFIHKVPLEELEDFFTAGKRGKR